One Eurosta solidaginis isolate ZX-2024a chromosome 1, ASM4086904v1, whole genome shotgun sequence genomic window, gatggtcctttgccggatacagatccggtacggtccggtaacacagcaccattaaggtgctagccctaccatttcgggaacgatttatatggccacattaaaccttcaggccgttTCTTCCTCCCCACCTTCAAgtcccatgaggagcttggggtcgccagaacctcgtctgttagtgaaacaggattcgccacggataggtgaggttgacaattgggtttggagaagctatatattgcgctggcaacctgaaacggTTGTGCTACACagacccttgaatctggtattttagtcgcctcttaccacaggcatgcctaccgcgggtatattctgaccgcctaacccgctggaggtCTAATTAATAGTTCGTACAaggatttaaacaaaatttaaacttttggtgaacttcaatataaaatttattttatactgtAAAACACATTAGCCAAAAGTGCTTTTTCCTGATTCAAGTATAGGGTAAAAGTGTTTCACAAAATTATTCCTCATACAATTTCACTATAAGAAGATTAGCAACGTTTTTCAGTTCGATAAGTGTTTTCAAATATTACTCCCTTATACTGAAATAATTTGGgtaaaatattgcaaattttgaaacCACCTTAATTAAATTTGACCTAAGAATGGAAAAAGACTTTAAGGTATTATCCGCCCCCAGACAACACCCTCTCACTTCTCACATAGTGCGGTAGGTTTTTCTTATATGTAGTTAATAATCATGAATTAATGTTATTTTTGGTCCAGTTTTGGTTGTTTTTCTTGTGGTTTTACGGCTTGTAGTACAATGTTGTTTATTAATCATAACAATAATCAATCATTACTTTACCGCCATGTATTTATATTTTAGcagtttttttttagctttttcaaAGTAATGTAAAGAATTTTTGAGGCTTAGttgctaaaattttcaaaatcaactcttatgataaaaattaaaatactaTAAATTTGTTAAGAATTTATATCATACCTTAagtatacatatacacatacacatatgcgCATCATTTGTTCgaaagttttaatatttttgcaATGCTAATTCAACTTGTAGAGCAATACATTCACGCCTCTCTTCAAATATTTCTTTAGCTAAAATTTGTTTCTTGTGTTCTAGTAACGTATTTTCACGTATataattttctataattttttcataatCAACATCGCCCCTAGCAGTTACATTCTCCGACGTCACATCTATTGTTGTATTGCTGGTATTATTATTATGAGTATTAATTTTATTTGCAGACGTTGCTGTAGCCAATTGCTGTTTTAAACGTAATACTTCAGCACGTTCAGCAGTAATACGCGCCTGTAATTGCGTCTTCCATGCAAGcaattcattattttctaattGTAAACGTATTAATTGAGAATAATCAGGATGTGTTTTGGGCACCATTAAAAATGAGGTATCTTCATCAATATAAAATCCATCAGGATGTGTACCATCAACCGCAAGGGGAGCTGGTTCTTCTGGCACAACCGCTGTTGCTGGTATACAATCAGCTATTTCTTGTTGTATAAATTTCTTAGTCGCTATTGCTTCTGGTGATTCCGCTTTTGCTGATTTTGATGATGTGGATTCTTCTCCTATGAAGGCGATCGTACTAGTATGCATTCTGTTAATAGAATCATTAGCCTGTTGAGAAAGTGTGTTTGGTTGTCGTTGTTGTATGAATTTAGAATCAGTTGTATCACTGCTATTTGGTTGCGCACTTTTATTGAGTGTTTGTGATTCCTCTAGAGATTTCTCCTGTCGCTTTTCAAAGCTGCGTAATTTACGTTTAAGCTGTGTAATGATGCGTTGAACCTCCCATAGTTGTTCCTCGCGTTTTTTCGATACAAAACCTGCATTCATTTCAGCATGTATTTGCGCCAATAGGCTTTCTTGCTTACGCAACTCCGCTTGAATATCTTCTGGAGTTTCGGGTAGTTTAGGACTTGATGCTGTAATCGGTGGCACATATCTAATtagaagaaagaacaaaaaattttaatagatattattatttcataaaattttgttaCCTAATTAtcaattttactaatttataaaGCCGCCTACCAGGTTTACGTAGAGCTAGCATATTTAATTAATTGGACAAAACAGATGCTTAACTGTTTTGTAGAGATTATTCTGGCCATCTTTTTAAGAAATCATAGGCGTATATAAGGAACTATAGAGGGGTCAGTGGCCCTACCCTAGATTCAATAAATGTATCCCTATCACTTAAAAAATACTTGCTTGTCACGCTTAATAAAATAAGAGTAATGTACTTCATATCACGACAGTTGGGTGTGGGGACTGATATGATCCGAATTCATATTCGAATACATTCAAATGTGCTTCTCCATGTATAATCCATTTCAAGCAATtttgagagtgttatcgatgttgatggtataGATCCGATTgcctgatatagatccggtacgttcccctaacaagcgccattaaggtgcAGGTCCTCTCATCACGGGAACgctttaatatgaccacattgaaccttccatgagggacttggggtcgccagatcatGGGCGGTTCAGaatcaggattcgccacgggttggTGAGGTTGACAGGCAATATTGATATATCCATTTGGGGATTTTTgtaacaaacataaaaaaaaattttatagtgcTGATGCAGTTGCAATATATTGGCTGACATGAATTCCTAATATATTATGCAATAATAAGCACCTACACCAACCTTAGTCAAAGTTGGCTGCGCACCTGTCTGATGTCAAAAATGTCTTACAGTTGTGTCTACAAACATCTTTAGTATGTTTAATTAACATATTTAACTTACTTGATAAGAGATACATTTGAAAATAAACTTCCAGTTTGAGATAAGAGAGCCACTAAAAGCCGATGTGACATCTGCATAGGTGGGCTCAACAGCATCGCCAACGATTCAGCTGTTAATTTATTATGTTTACTATTTTGTACAACAGCGTAAAAATGCAATAATATCCACGTGAGTAAAGTTCTGTTGCAGCTAGGCAATATTTCTAGCAATTGTTTGAGCTCTTCTTGTTGTTTTTGGGGCGAATTAACTGTTGCTGCCTCCTCAAAACGAGAAACTAAGTCTGTTGTCAATATTGGCTCAGGTAGTTCACTGTAatgatatgcatatacatatataataaaactTGAGTGTTaaataaatgcataaaaaatTCAGTTATACCGCAAAAATAGTTTCAGAAGCGCACAAGCAGTTGGCATATCCAATTCCTCGGTTTCTGGTTGTCGCTCTCTATTATTATAGAGTCGTTTGAAGTGTTGGATACGTGTCTTAAGCGGTTCGACTTTATAAATTTGGTCACTTTTAAGTGCGTGATCTTGTAGATAATCAATGCAATCACGCACAACAAGTGGTAAATCGACACCATCATGACAACGACTGCGTTCGGTTGCCAAACTAACTGATACCCCGAAAACAGGCTGTACATCACCCAATTCGAGCATTTCTTCAGATGCAAGACTACTATGTTGTTTAGTCTTTTTGTCTtttttatccttatccttatctttttcctttgatttttctttcttttccttacGATCCTTATCCTTCTTTTTATGTTCCTTATCCTTTTCGTTCTTTTCTTTTTCCCTCGGTCTTTCCTCATCCTGTCGTTGTTCCTTTTCTGATTTTTCTTTATCACGAGACTTCTCACGCTTTTCCTTACTTTTCGACGAGGTGAACTTGAATGTTTTGGACTTTTTGGATTTCGATGGACTTCTGCAGTGTTAAACATAACAATTAAGATTCACATTAAAGCTGCATATGtctatttgtatgtacatacttagcaCCTAGTTCCTCCTCAGGTGAGCTCTCTCCTTCCAACGCTGCATAACCACGATCTTTTCCCTTATCCTTTTTATCCTTGCGTCTGCCAATAAGCATGTCCTTTTTACTTACTTTATCATGTTCGCCTTCACTATCTACAAATGTGTAtattatgtttatattaaagttCTTTATGCTATTTATGCACTTACAATCACTATCTTCTTTGCTCTTTTTAGATTTTCCATCACCACTTTCAGAGGCATATAAGccagga contains:
- the LOC137254647 gene encoding ralA-binding protein 1-like, producing MEFDSPDVERDFPGLYASESGDGKSKKSKEDSDYSEGEHDKVSKKDMLIGRRKDKKDKGKDRGYAALEGESSPEEELGAKSPSKSKKSKTFKFTSSKSKEKREKSRDKEKSEKEQRQDEERPREKEKNEKDKEHKKKDKDRKEKKEKSKEKDKDKDKKDKKTKQHSSLASEEMLELGDVQPVFGVSVSLATERSRCHDGVDLPLVVRDCIDYLQDHALKSDQIYKVEPLKTRIQHFKRLYNNRERQPETEELDMPTACALLKLFLRELPEPILTTDLVSRFEEAATVNSPQKQQEELKQLLEILPSCNRTLLTWILLHFYAVVQNSKHNKLTAESLAMLLSPPMQMSHRLLVALLSQTGSLFSNVSLIKYVPPITASSPKLPETPEDIQAELRKQESLLAQIHAEMNAGFVSKKREEQLWEVQRIITQLKRKLRSFEKRQEKSLEESQTLNKSAQPNSSDTTDSKFIQQRQPNTLSQQANDSINRMHTSTIAFIGEESTSSKSAKAESPEAIATKKFIQQEIADCIPATAVVPEEPAPLAVDGTHPDGFYIDEDTSFLMVPKTHPDYSQLIRLQLENNELLAWKTQLQARITAERAEVLRLKQQLATATSANKINTHNNNTSNTTIDVTSENVTARGDVDYEKIIENYIRENTLLEHKKQILAKEIFEERRECIALQVELALQKY